In a genomic window of Weissella tructae:
- the mraY gene encoding phospho-N-acetylmuramoyl-pentapeptide-transferase: MFVWMIGLVVGIIATAILVPIVRDYFKKKKVEQLVMRSGEFGPDHAAKAGTPTMGGVAFIAVVVLGYMIIGLFTQSYDATAWATLSGIVLYAIVGAIDDSVKVFNSRDEGLRFLPKLSVEIIAAILAVGILYANNFEFSWPMPFGLEPIQSVVIYTLFVIVWLVGWSNATNLTDGLDGLATGASIIAYFAYLIIAMQAGNTSMMLLDALMVGALIGFFIYNHYPASIFMGDTGSLALGAGLALNAIVLHVEWSLLLIGIVFFIDTLSVIIQVGSFKLRGKRVFLMTPIHHGFEKGGLTGNTDKPWNEWQVDTFFWAMGLLGAAAYFIFFN; encoded by the coding sequence ATGTTTGTTTGGATGATTGGTTTAGTTGTAGGTATCATCGCCACTGCCATTTTGGTGCCGATTGTACGTGATTACTTCAAGAAGAAAAAGGTTGAGCAATTAGTCATGCGTTCTGGGGAATTTGGTCCAGATCATGCGGCCAAGGCTGGAACACCAACAATGGGTGGTGTCGCATTTATTGCTGTCGTTGTTTTGGGTTACATGATTATCGGATTGTTTACACAATCTTATGATGCAACTGCATGGGCGACACTAAGTGGAATCGTCTTATACGCCATTGTCGGTGCCATTGATGACAGCGTGAAGGTCTTTAACAGTCGTGATGAGGGATTACGTTTCCTTCCTAAGTTGAGCGTAGAAATCATCGCAGCCATTTTGGCGGTTGGTATTTTGTACGCCAATAACTTTGAATTTAGTTGGCCAATGCCATTTGGTCTAGAACCCATTCAAAGCGTGGTTATCTATACACTATTTGTGATTGTCTGGTTAGTCGGTTGGTCAAATGCGACCAACCTAACAGACGGTCTTGATGGATTGGCAACTGGGGCAAGTATCATTGCATACTTCGCATACTTGATTATTGCGATGCAAGCAGGTAACACATCAATGATGCTATTGGATGCATTGATGGTTGGAGCGCTTATTGGTTTCTTCATCTACAATCACTATCCAGCATCTATTTTCATGGGTGATACAGGTTCACTAGCGTTGGGAGCCGGACTAGCATTAAATGCTATTGTTTTGCACGTTGAATGGTCATTGTTGCTAATTGGAATTGTTTTCTTCATCGATACACTGTCTGTCATTATTCAAGTTGGAAGTTTCAAGCTACGTGGTAAGCGTGTCTTCCTAATGACACCTATTCATCACGGATTTGAAAAGGGTGGTTTGACTGGTAACACAGACAAGCCATGGAATGAATGGCAAGTTGATACTTTCTTCTGGGCAATGGGATTGCTAGGAGCCGCAGCTTACTTCATTTTCTTTAATTAA
- the murD gene encoding UDP-N-acetylmuramoyl-L-alanine--D-glutamate ligase, with protein sequence MKALVIGFARSGAAAATLLKAEGADVIVSDPKLDLNDEKVQKLIEAGVVFTQDQSDDLLTDIDVIVKNPGIPYGIPILKTAMARDIPIEVEVTRAQAYIKGPWIALTGSNGKTTATKMVASVLESVADAKHPVKVAGNIGTPVSELAATLSADDTLITELSSFQLMAMPNAQPNIAVITNIFASHLDFHGDREGYVAAKMNITMHQTANDFLVMNYDRPEWAAMVQETKAEIVPFSRLNMTQAGAYQLEGDLYFREERIMSADEIGVPGDHNIENALIAIAVGKLRGVPNENIVTALKNFGGVAHRLQKVGVFNDRLVFNDSKATDIEATESALSGFNQPVVLLAGGLDRGDDLMRLAPVLKDKVKQMIVFGETADQLVAVAEACNIPVVKTADVKTATPLAFETSASGDVILLSPAAASWDQYTNFEIRGDLFIDAVKTYTN encoded by the coding sequence ATGAAAGCATTAGTTATTGGTTTTGCCCGATCAGGGGCAGCAGCTGCGACTTTATTAAAGGCTGAAGGGGCGGACGTCATTGTATCGGATCCTAAATTAGATTTAAATGATGAGAAAGTCCAGAAGTTGATTGAAGCGGGTGTTGTGTTTACGCAAGATCAAAGCGATGATCTGTTAACAGATATTGATGTTATTGTGAAAAACCCAGGAATTCCCTATGGTATTCCAATTTTGAAAACTGCGATGGCACGAGATATTCCGATTGAAGTAGAAGTAACTCGCGCCCAAGCGTATATCAAAGGACCTTGGATTGCGTTGACTGGATCAAATGGGAAGACAACTGCTACAAAAATGGTTGCCAGTGTACTTGAATCAGTGGCGGATGCGAAGCATCCAGTTAAAGTAGCGGGAAACATTGGTACACCTGTAAGTGAATTAGCTGCCACGTTATCAGCTGATGATACGTTGATAACAGAGCTATCTTCATTTCAATTAATGGCGATGCCAAATGCCCAACCGAATATTGCGGTGATTACCAATATTTTTGCATCACACTTAGACTTTCATGGAGATCGTGAAGGCTATGTTGCGGCTAAAATGAATATCACCATGCATCAAACGGCCAACGATTTCTTGGTTATGAATTATGACCGACCAGAATGGGCCGCAATGGTACAAGAAACAAAAGCAGAGATTGTACCATTCAGTCGTTTGAACATGACGCAAGCTGGAGCATATCAATTAGAGGGTGACCTTTACTTCCGTGAAGAACGTATTATGTCAGCTGATGAAATTGGCGTACCGGGTGATCACAATATTGAAAATGCACTGATTGCGATTGCTGTTGGGAAATTACGTGGTGTACCAAACGAGAACATCGTCACGGCATTAAAGAACTTTGGTGGGGTTGCCCACCGATTACAAAAAGTCGGCGTATTTAACGACCGTCTTGTCTTCAATGATTCAAAAGCAACAGACATTGAGGCGACTGAAAGTGCCTTATCTGGATTTAATCAACCAGTCGTATTGTTAGCCGGTGGTCTTGATCGCGGGGATGACCTAATGCGTTTGGCTCCTGTGTTGAAGGACAAAGTGAAGCAAATGATTGTATTTGGTGAAACAGCCGACCAATTGGTGGCTGTTGCAGAGGCTTGTAACATTCCGGTTGTGAAAACAGCCGACGTGAAAACAGCAACGCCGTTAGCATTTGAAACAAGTGCATCAGGGGATGTTATCTTACTTTCACCAGCAGCGGCATCATGGGATCAATATACAAACTTTGAAATCCGTGGTGATTTATTCATCGATGCGGTAAAAACATACACAAACTAG
- the murG gene encoding undecaprenyldiphospho-muramoylpentapeptide beta-N-acetylglucosaminyltransferase codes for MRIVVSGGGTGGHIYPALATIKKMQERDPELEVLYIGGQRGLEKDIVPAAGVDFEAIEIQGFNRSAIFDNFKTINLFLAGTKKVRKMLRDFKPDVVIGTGGYVSGPVLYAAQTLKIPTVIHEQNSVVGVTNKFLARKATKVGVAFPAAMPAFKENQASVVGNPRAQEVVESGGEFDWQDLGLSADVPTVLIFGGSQGALKLNNAMVEAAKEFTGRDYQVVFATGSKRFDEVQAAITEQDVTIPANVAIVPYINNMPALMPEVDLVVGRAGATSLAEQTALGKPMVLIPSPYVTNDHQTKNAQSLVQAGAATMITEPELVGATLFGAIDDIMSNVTTRQTMAEQAKKLGVPDAADQFADLIESTIIDYQA; via the coding sequence ATGCGAATTGTGGTATCAGGTGGTGGAACCGGTGGTCATATCTATCCGGCATTAGCAACAATTAAGAAGATGCAAGAACGTGACCCAGAGTTAGAAGTTCTGTACATTGGTGGCCAACGTGGTCTTGAAAAGGATATTGTTCCTGCCGCAGGTGTAGACTTTGAAGCAATTGAAATTCAAGGATTTAATCGTTCTGCGATTTTTGATAATTTTAAGACAATCAACTTGTTCTTAGCCGGAACAAAAAAGGTTCGTAAGATGTTACGTGACTTTAAGCCAGATGTTGTGATTGGTACAGGTGGTTATGTGTCTGGTCCTGTTTTGTATGCCGCACAAACGTTGAAGATTCCAACGGTTATTCATGAACAAAATTCTGTTGTTGGGGTAACCAATAAATTCTTAGCACGTAAAGCAACGAAGGTTGGGGTTGCCTTTCCAGCGGCTATGCCTGCGTTTAAAGAAAACCAAGCTTCTGTTGTGGGAAACCCACGTGCACAAGAAGTTGTTGAATCAGGTGGTGAGTTCGATTGGCAAGACTTGGGACTATCAGCAGATGTTCCAACGGTACTTATTTTTGGTGGGTCACAAGGAGCATTGAAGTTAAATAATGCAATGGTAGAAGCAGCCAAGGAATTTACAGGTCGTGACTATCAAGTTGTGTTTGCAACTGGATCAAAGCGTTTTGATGAAGTGCAAGCGGCTATTACAGAACAAGATGTAACTATTCCAGCCAACGTTGCGATTGTGCCATACATCAATAACATGCCAGCGCTAATGCCAGAGGTAGATTTGGTCGTTGGACGTGCGGGGGCGACAAGTTTGGCCGAACAAACAGCGCTTGGAAAGCCAATGGTGCTAATTCCAAGTCCATACGTAACAAATGATCATCAAACAAAGAATGCACAAAGCTTGGTTCAAGCAGGTGCAGCCACAATGATTACAGAACCAGAATTAGTGGGTGCGACATTGTTTGGGGCGATTGATGACATTATGTCTAACGTCACAACACGTCAAACGATGGCTGAACAAGCTAAAAAGTTGGGTGTTCCTGATGCAGCTGATCAATTCGCAGATTTGATTGAATCAACCATTATTGATTATCAAGCGTAA
- a CDS encoding cell division protein FtsQ/DivIB: protein MTKEKDEAQEQSKTAHIQDHLNQLLAEEDRLTEEHDSQSNKKTAIVHTDSAEKLSWRERLVKTLRTFYSDDGETLHVATPAELKEMDDSTKSKRQFSIPVLDTMEQQGVMTIAGLLVVAGLLGFLVSPWGSVSTYKVKGNQEVPTAQLLDKLELDKGQSSLLLLTEERALAKKAHQFDPQIQNVKFTLKSPTVLEVKVTEIPSVGYIKEKDMYVPLLADGTRLTEDAKKWPAENFPVYSGFKSDEQLDNVLESFGTLSLALRQAVSEVIWSPTSENSSRLIFVMNDGNQVFANAENFEKKFKYYPGMATQLKKNGVIDLQVGAYAKPY, encoded by the coding sequence ATGACGAAAGAAAAAGATGAAGCACAAGAACAAAGTAAAACCGCGCATATTCAAGATCATCTGAATCAACTATTAGCCGAAGAAGACCGCCTAACAGAGGAGCATGATAGCCAAAGTAATAAGAAGACGGCTATCGTACATACTGACAGTGCGGAAAAGCTATCATGGCGTGAACGTCTGGTAAAGACACTGCGTACTTTTTATAGTGACGATGGAGAAACACTACACGTGGCAACACCAGCGGAACTAAAGGAGATGGACGACAGTACCAAATCGAAACGTCAATTCTCGATTCCTGTTCTAGATACAATGGAGCAACAAGGCGTGATGACAATTGCAGGTCTATTAGTCGTTGCGGGACTATTAGGCTTTTTGGTCTCGCCTTGGGGTTCTGTTTCAACGTATAAAGTCAAAGGGAATCAAGAAGTTCCCACGGCGCAGTTGTTGGATAAATTAGAATTAGATAAAGGACAATCGTCACTTCTTTTGTTGACGGAAGAAAGAGCGTTGGCTAAAAAAGCGCATCAATTTGATCCGCAAATTCAAAATGTGAAATTCACTTTGAAGTCACCGACTGTTTTGGAAGTAAAAGTAACTGAAATTCCGAGTGTGGGATATATCAAAGAAAAAGATATGTATGTGCCATTGTTAGCTGACGGTACCCGATTAACTGAGGATGCTAAAAAATGGCCTGCTGAAAATTTCCCTGTGTACTCAGGATTTAAATCAGATGAGCAGTTAGATAATGTCTTAGAGTCGTTTGGAACGTTATCATTAGCATTACGTCAGGCTGTTTCGGAAGTTATCTGGTCACCAACAAGTGAAAATAGTAGCCGTTTAATCTTTGTAATGAACGATGGGAATCAAGTTTTTGCGAATGCTGAAAATTTTGAAAAGAAGTTTAAATATTATCCAGGAATGGCAACACAATTAAAGAAAAATGGTGTGATTGATTTACAAGTAGGAGCATATGCAAAACCCTATTAA
- the ftsA gene encoding cell division protein FtsA translates to MANHGMIVGLDVGTNTVKVLAADVRDQQANIIAVGRSVSHGVNKGVVVDIDSTANDIRQAVAQVNEQANEAVTDVIALLPAKDIQMSHVEGTVTVEESQHISYHDVAAVVQESLKGQVSHDREVIEMLPEEFIVDDFDGIQDPNDMVGMRLGMRATVYTAPRNLVRNLRMAIEKAGLNVRDMVLTPVAEGKTILSDAEQEFGTILLDMGAGQTTATVIQDRMTKFITTFPAGGDNITRDISTVLSIGGYDADMLKLDAGVALVDHANGENQVMIQKVGEDEPERISEKHLAEIVEARTMQILTKLQEPLAEADALSVPGGVTLIGGTATLRGMPDAVSAVFDMKAREFAPDDIGLRHPGMSGVWAVVQYAALQTPVQLIVKQALYGLPLYVVGKPQLGAPFKAEKKAFFEPKQETRTTRPAIERETIIEDDEIDTNNQIEDEKKSARAVNFLKDFFD, encoded by the coding sequence ATGGCCAATCATGGGATGATTGTTGGGCTCGATGTTGGGACCAACACAGTAAAAGTTCTGGCTGCAGATGTCCGCGATCAACAAGCGAATATTATCGCAGTAGGTCGTTCTGTTTCACATGGTGTGAATAAAGGTGTCGTTGTTGATATTGATTCAACTGCAAACGACATTCGACAAGCAGTGGCTCAAGTAAATGAACAAGCAAATGAAGCCGTAACAGATGTGATTGCGTTATTACCGGCAAAAGATATTCAAATGAGTCATGTTGAAGGGACGGTAACCGTTGAGGAAAGCCAACATATCTCTTATCATGATGTTGCCGCAGTAGTACAAGAATCTTTGAAGGGACAAGTTAGTCACGATCGCGAAGTGATTGAAATGTTACCAGAAGAATTTATCGTGGATGATTTTGATGGTATTCAAGATCCAAACGATATGGTTGGGATGCGCCTGGGAATGCGAGCAACCGTATATACTGCACCACGTAACTTAGTACGTAACTTGCGTATGGCAATTGAAAAAGCTGGTTTGAATGTACGTGACATGGTTTTGACACCTGTTGCGGAAGGTAAAACAATTCTAAGTGATGCTGAGCAAGAATTTGGCACAATCTTACTTGATATGGGTGCGGGTCAAACAACCGCAACCGTCATTCAAGATCGCATGACCAAATTCATAACGACATTTCCTGCTGGTGGAGATAACATTACGCGTGATATTAGTACGGTGTTATCAATCGGCGGGTACGATGCGGATATGCTGAAGTTAGATGCTGGAGTTGCATTGGTTGATCATGCTAACGGTGAGAATCAAGTGATGATTCAAAAAGTTGGTGAAGATGAACCAGAGCGTATCTCTGAAAAGCATTTAGCAGAAATCGTTGAAGCACGTACAATGCAAATTCTAACGAAACTTCAAGAACCGTTGGCAGAAGCTGATGCATTATCAGTTCCTGGTGGTGTGACCTTAATTGGTGGCACAGCAACGCTTCGAGGAATGCCAGATGCTGTTAGTGCAGTGTTTGACATGAAGGCGCGTGAATTCGCCCCTGATGACATTGGACTTCGTCATCCGGGTATGTCAGGTGTGTGGGCAGTTGTTCAATATGCTGCATTACAAACACCAGTACAGTTGATTGTGAAACAAGCTTTGTATGGTCTGCCGCTTTATGTGGTTGGAAAGCCCCAATTAGGAGCGCCGTTCAAGGCTGAGAAGAAAGCATTCTTTGAACCAAAGCAAGAAACGCGTACAACACGTCCGGCCATCGAACGTGAGACGATAATTGAAGATGATGAAATAGATACGAATAATCAAATTGAAGACGAGAAAAAAAGCGCTCGCGCAGTAAACTTCTTAAAAGACTTTTTTGATTAA
- the ftsZ gene encoding cell division protein FtsZ: MDFQMDTGASQEYGATIKVIGVGGGGGNAVNQMVNADVEGVDFIVANTDAQALESSAAEIKIQIGTKATRGLGAGAKPEVGEVAAKESETEIAEALAGADMVFVTAGMGGGTGTGAAPVIAQIAKESGALTIGVVTRPFSFEGPKRGKSAAEGLAKLKENVDTLIVVSNNNLLEIVDKKAPIMEAFRMVDDVLLQGVAGISDLITKPGIINLDFADVKTAMADQGSALLGIGSASGENRAAEATKQAIASPLLEAKIEGASNVLLSIKGGMDMSLFEAQEASEAIAQAAGTDVDIIFGTTIDMDVEGELVVTVIATGIDKPKKQPVRPEINLGATATPSPFEQVAEQPAAPVQPVVEETRQATNNVADPFENWNMLNKGNGNVTPEQPVAPEQAPAPVAPAQPVVSAGEEELEQPPYFNWNKRNEK, translated from the coding sequence ATGGATTTCCAAATGGATACAGGCGCAAGCCAAGAATATGGTGCAACAATCAAGGTGATTGGTGTTGGTGGTGGTGGTGGAAACGCCGTTAACCAAATGGTCAACGCTGATGTGGAAGGTGTGGACTTTATCGTAGCAAACACTGATGCACAAGCATTAGAAAGTTCAGCTGCAGAAATTAAGATTCAAATCGGGACAAAAGCAACCCGTGGTCTTGGTGCCGGAGCAAAGCCCGAAGTAGGGGAAGTTGCGGCAAAGGAAAGTGAAACTGAAATTGCAGAAGCACTTGCTGGCGCAGACATGGTCTTTGTTACAGCAGGAATGGGTGGAGGAACTGGAACTGGTGCCGCCCCTGTTATTGCTCAAATTGCTAAGGAATCAGGTGCGTTAACAATTGGTGTTGTGACACGTCCATTCTCATTTGAAGGACCAAAGCGTGGTAAGTCTGCTGCTGAAGGTTTGGCTAAGTTGAAGGAAAACGTCGACACATTGATCGTTGTGTCAAACAACAACTTGTTGGAAATCGTTGATAAGAAGGCGCCTATCATGGAAGCCTTCCGTATGGTTGACGATGTCTTGTTGCAAGGAGTTGCCGGTATTTCAGACTTGATTACAAAGCCTGGAATCATTAACTTGGACTTTGCGGACGTTAAGACTGCTATGGCTGATCAAGGAAGTGCCCTTCTTGGAATTGGTAGTGCCAGCGGTGAAAACCGTGCGGCTGAAGCTACTAAGCAAGCAATTGCATCTCCATTGCTAGAAGCTAAGATTGAAGGGGCAAGTAATGTCTTGCTTTCAATTAAGGGTGGTATGGACATGTCATTGTTCGAAGCACAAGAAGCATCTGAAGCCATTGCGCAAGCAGCAGGAACAGATGTTGACATTATCTTCGGAACAACAATTGACATGGATGTTGAAGGCGAATTGGTGGTAACAGTTATTGCAACTGGTATCGACAAGCCTAAGAAGCAACCAGTTCGTCCAGAAATCAACTTGGGAGCTACTGCTACACCAAGCCCTTTTGAACAAGTAGCTGAACAACCAGCTGCACCTGTTCAACCAGTTGTAGAAGAAACACGTCAAGCAACTAACAATGTGGCTGATCCATTTGAAAACTGGAACATGTTGAACAAGGGAAACGGAAACGTAACACCTGAACAACCTGTTGCCCCAGAACAAGCACCTGCACCAGTAGCACCAGCACAACCTGTTGTGTCTGCAGGCGAAGAAGAATTGGAACAACCACCATACTTCAACTGGAACAAGCGTAACGAAAAGTAG
- a CDS encoding cell division protein SepF, whose amino-acid sequence MAFNIKELFIPADEYDEEIIEQDGSDNIENADVKEPVTRSKKVQRNVISMDGNRFAPSKIALYEPRTYADAQTIATQILQGEAVIVNFGGIDERNQLRVLDYIAGAAFAVDGMVERVGEQIFLATPHNFEITGSISQNQGQ is encoded by the coding sequence ATGGCATTTAATATTAAAGAATTGTTCATCCCAGCGGATGAATATGACGAAGAAATCATCGAGCAAGATGGTTCTGACAATATTGAAAATGCTGATGTAAAGGAACCCGTTACGCGTAGTAAGAAAGTGCAACGGAATGTCATCAGCATGGACGGTAACCGTTTTGCTCCATCAAAAATTGCGCTTTACGAACCTCGAACATACGCTGATGCACAAACAATCGCTACACAAATCCTGCAAGGAGAAGCGGTGATTGTTAACTTTGGTGGTATCGATGAACGTAATCAACTACGTGTATTGGACTACATAGCTGGGGCTGCATTTGCAGTTGACGGTATGGTAGAACGTGTTGGAGAACAAATTTTTCTAGCAACACCACACAATTTTGAAATTACGGGATCTATTTCGCAAAATCAAGGTCAATAA
- a CDS encoding YggT family protein, producing MGMIFYVLSLVLQAFQIIIIVWALLSWLPGGQQSGFGQLLGRIAGLIVDPIRRILPTIGMLDFSPLVAILLLQAAQSGLVNIARMVLYG from the coding sequence ATGGGTATGATATTTTATGTCTTGAGCTTAGTACTACAAGCATTTCAAATTATTATCATTGTTTGGGCGTTGTTGTCTTGGTTACCTGGTGGACAACAATCAGGCTTTGGGCAATTACTGGGACGTATTGCTGGGCTGATTGTGGATCCAATCCGTCGTATTTTGCCAACAATTGGGATGCTTGATTTTTCACCTCTTGTGGCAATCTTGTTATTGCAAGCGGCGCAATCAGGATTGGTAAATATTGCTCGGATGGTTCTTTATGGATGA
- a CDS encoding RNA-binding protein, with translation MPDYYVSSPDDFEMTLLELEYSQKFATLQHRTILGAMVHSGLKRESFGDIVVDDNQRWQIAVSNHIAPFVQQDLTRMGRNKVKLKPVSAEQAITLVQDWVESDVTVTSLRLDTVVAQAYRLSRTQAKELIERGLVKVNWTEITQADFTIATDDLLSVRGYGRVRITQNNGITKKEKHRLTIAVIQK, from the coding sequence ATGCCTGATTATTATGTGTCATCACCTGATGACTTTGAGATGACATTATTAGAACTTGAGTATTCACAAAAATTTGCGACCTTACAACATCGCACTATTTTAGGTGCAATGGTTCATAGCGGACTAAAAAGGGAAAGCTTTGGCGATATCGTTGTTGATGATAATCAACGTTGGCAAATTGCAGTATCAAATCATATTGCACCGTTTGTGCAACAAGATTTGACGCGTATGGGCCGTAACAAAGTTAAACTTAAGCCAGTATCAGCAGAACAAGCGATTACGTTGGTTCAAGATTGGGTCGAATCAGATGTGACGGTAACGTCATTACGATTAGACACAGTTGTTGCCCAAGCATATCGTTTGTCGCGTACACAGGCTAAGGAACTTATTGAACGCGGGCTAGTCAAAGTTAACTGGACTGAAATCACCCAAGCTGACTTTACAATTGCGACAGATGACTTATTATCTGTCCGTGGGTATGGGCGAGTCCGAATTACGCAGAACAATGGTATCACCAAAAAAGAAAAGCATCGTTTGACGATAGCTGTTATTCAAAAGTAG
- a CDS encoding DivIVA domain-containing protein produces the protein MITPQEIHAKQFTERSNKWYDKSEVTDFLDQLAIQLEEMQQENNNLRTRVSDADQNYAQVEEMKQSVNSSILIAQEAAERLKRQTEAEAEATLQQAQIEAQKIVMEANVKANALLTESQASNEELVKHHDGLENEMAAFKVHVSSLMANVQEMLSSKDWAEFQTKGRHASIAIVPEEVETPVYEAEATVVAEPVAVPVEEDQTETMVIFPDLEENQENFLNKD, from the coding sequence ATGATCACCCCACAAGAAATTCACGCAAAACAATTTACAGAACGTTCAAATAAATGGTACGACAAGTCTGAAGTAACTGACTTCTTAGACCAATTGGCGATTCAATTAGAAGAAATGCAACAAGAAAACAACAACTTGCGTACTCGCGTAAGTGATGCAGATCAAAACTATGCACAAGTTGAAGAAATGAAGCAATCTGTTAATTCTTCTATCTTGATTGCGCAAGAAGCTGCTGAACGTTTGAAGCGTCAAACTGAAGCAGAAGCAGAGGCAACTTTGCAACAAGCGCAAATCGAAGCGCAAAAGATTGTGATGGAAGCTAACGTTAAGGCAAATGCTTTGCTAACTGAAAGCCAAGCGTCTAACGAAGAATTGGTTAAGCACCATGACGGTCTAGAAAATGAAATGGCGGCCTTCAAGGTACACGTTTCATCTTTGATGGCAAATGTACAAGAGATGTTATCATCAAAGGACTGGGCTGAATTCCAAACTAAGGGACGTCATGCAAGTATTGCGATTGTTCCTGAAGAAGTAGAAACACCAGTTTACGAAGCTGAAGCAACTGTTGTTGCTGAACCTGTAGCTGTTCCAGTGGAAGAAGATCAAACAGAAACAATGGTTATCTTCCCTGATTTAGAAGAAAATCAAGAAAACTTCTTGAATAAAGATTAA